The following are encoded in a window of Loxodonta africana isolate mLoxAfr1 chromosome Y, mLoxAfr1.hap2, whole genome shotgun sequence genomic DNA:
- the LOC135229046 gene encoding zinc finger protein 883-like translates to MVSVVIEDVAVVFSQEEWALLDVAERKLYRDVMMETFRNLTSVVSQNLNNGEKLSSEHTVLQYIKNNPWLSMLGEICTWNGNVDHSENQGRHLSSHTAENFHGSNEGTQCWETCNRILDLTALKRNPPDVNPFECSECGRVFMDYSSYNHHIKFSTRCTACQCKECGKSCSCSSHLTIPSRDLHGNKPHKCKVFGKDLIYMSTLKNPVTTLTGEKCCECNKCVKGFCSSSSFSTHVRDHKHACKECFEMSSPSSLILPKKFSNRDKPYECKECGKAYSCSSGLTVHLRTHSRERPYECEQCGKAYIRSSELTVHLRTHSRERPYECEQCGKAFIRSSYLSSHRRTHSRERPYECKECGKTFIRSSHLTSHKRTHSGEKPHECTQCGKAFSRSTALARHKKTHNGVRSYECTECGKAFIYSSALTMHKRTHSGQKPYECKQCGKAFSYSSALSTHKRTHSGERPYECKECGKAFICSSHLTSHIRTHSGERPYECKECGKAFTRSTNLISHIRTHSEEKPYECMQCGKAFSCYATLTRHKKNHNGVRPYECTECGKAFIYSSALTVHKRTHSGQKPYECNQCGKAFNYPSALNLHKRTHSGERPYECKECGKTFIQTSHLANHARIHNGKRLSKHNVESF, encoded by the exons GTCTCAGTGGTCATTGAGGATGTGGCCGtggtctttagccaggaagagtgggcattgctggatgttgctgagaggaaactctacagagatgtgatgatggaaaccttcagaaacctgacctcagtag TCTCCCAAAACCTTAACAATGGAGAAAAGTTATCCAGTGAACATACAGTGCTGCAATACATAAAGAATAACCCCTGGTTGTCCATGTTAGGAGAAATCTGCACATGGAATGGCAACGTAGATCACTCTGAAAACCAGGGGAGACATTTGAG CAGTCATACAGCAGAGAACTTCCATGGAAGTAATGAAGGCACTCAGTGTTGGGAAACCTGCAACCGGATTTTGGATCTTACTGCACTGAAAAGAAACCCTCCAGACGTAAATCCTTTTGAATGCTCTGAGTGCGGAAGAGTCTTCATGGATTACTCGTCATATAACCATCATATCAAATTTTCCACCAGATGCACTGCCTGtcagtgtaaggaatgtggaaaatcCTGTAGTTGTTCCTCTCACCTAACCATTCCTTCGAGAGATCTTCATGGAAATAAACCCCATAAATGTAAGGTGTTTGGAAAGGACTTAATTTATATGTCAAcccttaagaatcctgtgacaACGCTCACTGGTGAGAAATGCTGTGAATGTAACAAATGTGTGAAAGGTTTCTGTAGTTCGTCATCCTTTTCGACACATGTGAGAGATCATAAGCATGCATGTAAAGAATGTTTTGAAATGAGTAGTCCTTCATCCCTCATTTTACCTAAAAAATTTTCTAACAGAgataagccttatgaatgtaaggaatgtgggaaagcctataGTTGTTCCTCAGGACTCACTGTGCATCTTCGAACTCACAGtcgagagaggccttatgaatgtgaacaatgtgggaaagcctataTTCGTTCCTCAGAACTCACTGTGCATCTTCGAACTCACAGTCGagaaaggccttatgaatgtgaacaatgtgggaaagcctttattcgttcctccTACCTCAGTTCTCATAGAAGAACTCACAgtagagagaggccttatgaatgtaaggaatgtgggaaaacctttattcgttcctcccacctcacttcacataaaagaactcacagtggagagaagcctcaTGAATGTACACAATGTGGCAAAGCCTTTAGTCGTTCCACAGCCCTTGCTAGGCATAAAAAAACTCACAATGGAGTGAGgtcttatgaatgtacggaatgtgggaaagcctttatttatTCCTCAGCCCTTACTATGCAtaagagaactcacagtggacagaaaccttatgaatgtaagcaatgtgggaaagcttttagtTATTCCTCAGCCCTCAGTacgcataaaagaactcacagtggagagaggccgtatgaatgtaaggaatgtgggaaagcctttatttgttcctcccacctcacttcacatataagaactcacagtggagagaggccttatgaatgtaaagaatgtggaaaagcctttactCGTTCCACCAACCTCATATCACATATAAGGACTCACAGTgaagagaaaccttatgaatgtatgcagtgtgggaaagcctttagttgttaCGCAACCCTCACTAGgcataaaaaaaatcacaatggagtgaggccttatgaatgtacagaatgtgggaaagccttcattTATTCCTCAGCCCTTACTgtgcataaaagaactcacagtggacagaaaccttatgaatgtaatcaatgtgggaaagcctttaattATCCCTCAGCCCTCAATTTGCATAAAAGAacccacagtggagagaggccttatgagtgTAAGGAGTGTGGGAAAACCTTTATTCAGACTTCACACCTCGCTAACCATGCAAGAATTCACAATGGAAAAAGGCTTTCTAAACATAATGTGGAAAGCTTTTAG